From the genome of Scytonema hofmannii PCC 7110, one region includes:
- a CDS encoding NHLP bacteriocin system secretion protein, with protein MVNQNTGLFRKQALERSSSPEQLDQIMKIVSPKNWLPLTAFGCLVVSGLAWSIVGRIPITVEGQGVMVYPSQVTDIQVSGFGVIKEMYSQVGDFVKKGQVLGIIDQDELQKQLQQQHMKKLQLREQDRAVSSLAGQGIERERKAIQQQRENAQQRIRELEVLTPTLKIRNREAIKKERQQLEQRLAQLQDLAPAIKQRNRESLNQQTQSLQERVQAAKAQLPFLKKRVNNFKQLVDQKVVSETEYFRVQEEYLKKVEDIAQMETQLKELKVREGDSQEKFINSNDEISGLRARLQKLQVEETNAEQAYLININEIARLRAELRELDTREANLAKQNLQDATIRKNEIQEVNREIAKLELQLRNNSQIISQHEGRILEIAVKPGQVVNAGTRLGSIDAAKDSSKMVGVTYFPVAEGKKIQSGMKIQITPQTVQRERFGGILGKVTNVSTFPITKEGAASIVGNAEIVQSLIAQGPHIQVFAELQTDSSTSSGYRWSSSKGPQMKISPGTTTAVRVTVEERAPITFVFPILKSWSGVD; from the coding sequence ATGGTTAACCAAAACACTGGTCTGTTCCGCAAACAAGCTTTAGAGCGTTCATCTTCTCCCGAACAGCTCGATCAAATCATGAAAATTGTCAGCCCAAAAAATTGGTTACCTCTCACCGCTTTTGGCTGTTTAGTGGTTTCAGGGCTTGCGTGGAGTATTGTAGGTCGTATCCCAATTACAGTAGAAGGTCAAGGAGTAATGGTCTACCCCAGCCAGGTGACGGATATCCAAGTGTCTGGCTTTGGAGTCATTAAAGAAATGTATAGTCAAGTGGGAGATTTCGTCAAAAAGGGACAGGTACTGGGAATAATCGATCAAGATGAACTGCAAAAGCAATTGCAGCAGCAACACATGAAAAAGTTGCAACTTAGAGAACAAGATCGAGCCGTCAGTTCACTTGCAGGACAAGGAATTGAACGGGAAAGAAAAGCCATTCAACAACAACGGGAAAATGCTCAGCAACGAATCAGGGAATTAGAAGTTTTGACTCCCACATTGAAAATAAGAAACCGTGAAGCCATTAAAAAAGAACGCCAGCAACTTGAACAACGACTTGCACAACTGCAAGATTTAGCACCTGCGATTAAACAGAGAAATCGGGAATCTCTTAATCAGCAAACTCAAAGTTTACAAGAACGGGTTCAAGCAGCAAAAGCTCAACTTCCCTTCCTCAAAAAAAGAGTCAACAATTTCAAACAACTGGTAGACCAGAAAGTCGTTTCCGAAACTGAATATTTTAGAGTTCAAGAAGAGTATCTAAAAAAAGTCGAAGATATAGCTCAAATGGAAACTCAACTTAAAGAACTGAAAGTCAGAGAAGGTGATTCACAAGAAAAATTTATCAACAGTAATGATGAAATCTCCGGTCTCCGCGCCCGGTTACAAAAACTGCAAGTGGAAGAAACAAACGCCGAACAAGCATATTTAATAAATATTAATGAAATTGCCAGACTCAGAGCCGAATTAAGAGAATTAGATACCCGAGAAGCCAATCTCGCCAAACAAAACCTACAAGATGCAACAATTCGTAAAAACGAGATTCAAGAAGTCAATAGAGAAATTGCCAAACTGGAACTACAACTCCGCAATAACAGCCAAATTATTAGCCAGCACGAGGGACGCATTTTAGAGATTGCTGTGAAACCGGGACAGGTTGTCAATGCAGGAACCCGCTTGGGAAGCATAGACGCAGCGAAGGACTCCAGTAAAATGGTAGGCGTAACCTATTTTCCGGTTGCAGAAGGCAAGAAAATTCAATCGGGAATGAAGATCCAAATTACACCTCAAACCGTCCAAAGAGAACGCTTTGGTGGTATTTTGGGTAAAGTCACCAATGTCTCAACCTTTCCGATCACAAAAGAAGGAGCCGCTAGCATAGTGGGTAACGCAGAAATTGTGCAAAGTCTGATAGCACAAGGTCCTCACATTCAAGTTTTTGCCGAACTACAAACAGATTCTTCCACTTCTAGCGGCTATCGCTGGTCCTCTTCCAAAGGTCCGCAAATGAAAATTTCACCAGGAACCACAACCGCTGTACGAGTCACCGTTGAGGAACGCGCCCCAATTACCTTTGTCTTCCCCATCCTCAAATCCTGGAGCGGCGTAGATTGA
- a CDS encoding NHLP bacteriocin export ABC transporter permease/ATPase subunit: protein MNSYTKVQGLQQDLYRFNGNEPLLLSDTQTVWVVQSGSFALFAITVSRGLPQGQRRYLLSIGPGEAMFSVPPKPDQEQQQIIAVSLEPAEIVRVTRAEFNYLLTVKESSAVLMLERWIHQLSSALADVSIPTYNVLEPGIQFFSFGNGELFSPQPGSVYWVRIRRGCAKWMGFAELKQEPSSGMLPFVSGMWLQAAEQMVELEYYRTRDIQDTDVLLECLADFISYFLHGIQLLQQREIQQELLKSEEKKRLNRQVMNETLKELAGVLKQGKTALFPTATPEADLEEALLIAAGAVGRAMEITIRPPSQSEDLERVQDPLEAFAERLLRSIARASQIRIRRIQLTDKWWKQNGGPMLGYTVEEQCPVALLPISGDRYEIFHPLNRTRTPVDAKSAATLTTIGYVFYRPLPDKILTTLDLLFFAMRGHLKELAFILVIGVVVALLGMLVPQATAILIDNAIPDANRGLLLQIALGLSAATIGEALFQLTQGLTIMRLETYADTSTQAAVWDRLLKLKASFFRQYSVGDLESRVQAISEVHQKLSSTVLKTLFSSLFSLLNLGLLFYYSATLALVATVVAFVNVGITIVFGVLTLRKIRPLLEMEGNLFGIMVQLINGVAKLRVAGAETRAFGYWGREYTRQLKLVLSSQALEDNLLAINKFMPTLTSCVLFWFAATSLQQSQLQGGLSTGTFLAFNAAFGIFIAGATSLSTTVVDVLEVVPLWKRVQPILTAEPEVNSTKADPGRLSGRIVVDHVIFRYRNDGPPTLNDVSLRAEPGEFIALVGTSGSGKSTLLRLLLGFDAPESGGIYYDGQDLAGLDVSAVRRQLGVVLQNSRLMSASIFENIAGSTQVSMDEAWEAAYMAGFAEDIEAMPMGMHTVISEGGGNLSGGQRQRLLIAKALVLKPRVLLFDEATSALDNKTQAIVSESLDRLNVTRIVIAHRLSTIRNADCIYVLHGGRVLQHGSFQQLANQQGLFAQLMARQRF, encoded by the coding sequence ATGAATTCTTACACTAAAGTCCAAGGCTTGCAGCAAGACCTGTATCGGTTTAATGGCAATGAACCCCTACTTCTGAGCGATACCCAAACTGTTTGGGTTGTGCAATCTGGTTCTTTTGCACTGTTTGCCATTACTGTCTCTCGCGGTCTCCCACAGGGTCAGCGTCGCTATCTCTTGAGTATTGGACCTGGAGAAGCGATGTTTTCAGTTCCACCAAAGCCAGACCAGGAGCAGCAGCAAATCATAGCCGTGTCACTTGAGCCAGCAGAGATCGTTAGGGTGACTAGGGCGGAGTTTAATTATTTGCTGACTGTAAAAGAAAGCTCTGCTGTTTTGATGCTAGAACGCTGGATTCATCAACTGAGTTCGGCACTTGCTGATGTTTCTATTCCAACGTATAACGTATTAGAGCCGGGAATTCAATTCTTTTCCTTTGGTAATGGCGAATTATTCTCCCCCCAACCTGGTAGTGTATACTGGGTACGAATTCGCAGAGGATGTGCCAAATGGATGGGATTTGCGGAACTGAAGCAGGAGCCTTCGTCTGGTATGCTCCCATTTGTGAGTGGTATGTGGTTGCAAGCAGCAGAACAAATGGTTGAACTTGAGTATTATCGTACCAGAGATATTCAAGATACAGATGTTTTGCTAGAGTGTTTAGCTGACTTCATAAGTTATTTCCTCCACGGTATTCAACTGCTGCAGCAACGAGAGATACAGCAAGAATTACTCAAGTCTGAGGAAAAAAAGCGCCTGAATCGTCAGGTGATGAATGAAACGTTAAAAGAACTGGCTGGAGTTCTAAAACAAGGAAAAACAGCCCTCTTCCCAACCGCGACACCAGAAGCCGATCTAGAAGAGGCGCTTCTGATTGCTGCTGGTGCTGTAGGGCGTGCTATGGAAATTACAATTCGTCCTCCATCTCAGTCGGAAGACTTGGAACGGGTTCAAGATCCCCTGGAAGCGTTCGCGGAGCGACTCCTTCGGAGTATCGCGCGAGCTTCCCAGATTCGGATACGTCGCATCCAACTCACAGACAAATGGTGGAAACAAAATGGCGGTCCCATGCTGGGCTACACTGTAGAAGAGCAATGCCCGGTTGCACTGTTACCTATTTCTGGCGATCGCTACGAAATTTTCCATCCACTCAATAGGACACGTACTCCAGTTGATGCAAAAAGTGCAGCAACTCTCACAACCATCGGTTACGTATTTTATCGACCCTTACCCGATAAAATACTCACAACATTGGATCTGCTGTTCTTTGCCATGCGGGGTCACCTCAAGGAACTAGCATTTATTCTGGTCATAGGAGTTGTGGTAGCCCTGTTAGGGATGCTCGTACCCCAAGCGACTGCTATCCTCATCGACAACGCCATTCCAGATGCTAACCGAGGGTTACTGTTGCAAATAGCTTTGGGACTTTCCGCAGCGACTATTGGGGAAGCCCTCTTCCAACTCACCCAAGGGCTGACAATTATGAGGTTGGAAACCTATGCGGATACTTCCACCCAAGCTGCAGTGTGGGACAGGCTGTTAAAACTCAAAGCGTCCTTTTTTCGTCAGTACTCAGTCGGTGACTTAGAAAGCAGGGTGCAAGCTATTAGTGAAGTTCACCAAAAATTAAGTAGTACGGTACTCAAAACTCTGTTCAGCAGTTTGTTCTCCTTATTGAATCTGGGACTGCTTTTCTACTATAGTGCAACACTCGCCCTGGTCGCGACTGTTGTTGCTTTTGTCAATGTTGGCATCACCATTGTCTTTGGCGTTCTTACCCTGCGGAAAATTCGTCCCCTACTTGAGATGGAAGGAAATCTCTTTGGCATCATGGTACAGTTAATCAATGGAGTAGCCAAACTTCGAGTTGCTGGGGCTGAGACACGTGCTTTTGGCTATTGGGGTAGGGAGTATACCCGTCAACTTAAACTAGTGCTGAGTTCCCAAGCTCTTGAAGATAATCTCCTTGCAATTAATAAGTTTATGCCTACGCTGACATCATGTGTACTTTTTTGGTTTGCTGCAACTTCATTACAGCAATCTCAGTTGCAAGGGGGGCTTTCTACAGGGACATTCTTGGCATTTAACGCTGCTTTTGGCATATTCATTGCAGGTGCAACAAGTTTGAGTACAACGGTTGTGGATGTTTTAGAAGTTGTACCTTTATGGAAGCGGGTGCAGCCAATTTTAACAGCCGAACCGGAAGTGAATTCTACTAAGGCAGATCCGGGTAGATTATCAGGTAGGATAGTTGTAGATCATGTCATTTTCCGTTATAGAAATGATGGACCTCCAACGTTGAATGATGTCAGTCTGCGGGCGGAACCGGGGGAGTTTATTGCGTTGGTGGGGACTTCTGGAAGTGGCAAATCAACTTTATTGCGGTTGTTATTGGGGTTTGACGCTCCGGAATCTGGCGGTATTTATTATGATGGTCAGGATTTAGCAGGGCTTGATGTCAGTGCGGTGCGCCGACAGTTGGGTGTTGTACTGCAAAATAGTCGATTAATGTCAGCTTCTATTTTTGAGAATATTGCTGGTAGTACTCAGGTATCAATGGATGAAGCATGGGAAGCTGCTTATATGGCGGGATTTGCTGAAGATATTGAAGCTATGCCAATGGGGATGCATACTGTTATTAGTGAGGGAGGTGGTAATCTTTCTGGTGGACAGCGACAGCGCTTGTTAATTGCGAAAGCGTTGGTGTTAAAACCTAGAGTTTTACTGTTTGATGAAGCTACGAGTGCTTTGGATAACAAAACACAGGCAATTGTTAGTGAAAGTTTGGATAGACTTAATGTGACGAGAATTGTTATTGCTCACCGACTGAGTACAATACGCAACGCTGACTGTATTTATGTACTTCACGGTGGTCGTGTTTTGCAGCACGGTAGTTTTCAGCAATTGGCCAATCAGCAGGGTCTGTTTGCTCAACTTATGGCAAGGCAAAGGTTTTGA
- a CDS encoding NHLP family bacteriocin export ABC transporter peptidase/permease/ATPase subunit, whose product MLQNLQVLFGGHNNRRHTPTLIQMEAVECGAAALGIILGYYGRIVPLAELRQVCGISRDGSKATNILKAAKNYGLVGKGLKVKELNALRQLECPYIVFWNFNHFLVVEGFSKEQIYLNDPASGPRTVSVREFDEAYTGVVLVFQPGPDFTKGGSKPSVIQALWKRLQGSTGVLIYCIVAGFLLVLPGLAIPVFTQVFVDNILIQNRQDWLRPLLLGMLLTGGLNALLTMLQLQFLRRMKVKLSVGMSSQFVWHILRLPVSFYAQRFAGEISSRIRLNDDLADILSGRLTTSAIAAVMVIFYALIMLQYDAVLTAIGIFFAIVNLLTLQLVSRRRTDANMRLMQEQGKVTGVSISGLQSMETLKASGLESDFFSRWSGYYAKAVNAQQTMEESNQFLGTVPNFLSDITTMLVLVIGGIRVMNGDITIGMLVAFQSLMSGFMEPINNLVNLGSELQEMEGSINRLDDVLCNPVDLKVDEAEGGQGGVGSRGAGEQGSRGDNKYSIPNIQSPIQNPKSKIQNPPLPRLQGYIQLQNVTFGYSRVAPPLIENFSLSVKPGKRVALVGGSGSGKSTIAKLICGLYEPWEGEILFDAQPRSRIPRHVLINSLSFIDQDILLFAGTVKDNLTLWDSTIREIQLVRACEHAAIHDVILSLPGGYNSQLLEGGANLSGGQRQRLEIARALVNNPSICVMDEATSALDTETEKIIDQKIRQRGCTCVIVAHRLSTIRDCDEIIVLERGKVVQRGTHQELQKAEGLYLELIRSEGDALEEG is encoded by the coding sequence ATGTTGCAAAACCTGCAAGTTCTATTCGGAGGTCACAATAACCGACGCCATACTCCCACTCTAATACAAATGGAAGCAGTAGAATGCGGTGCTGCTGCTCTAGGTATCATTTTGGGTTACTACGGTCGGATTGTACCACTAGCAGAACTTCGCCAAGTATGTGGCATATCTCGAGATGGAAGTAAAGCTACCAACATCCTCAAAGCTGCTAAAAATTACGGGCTTGTGGGAAAAGGTCTAAAAGTTAAGGAATTAAATGCCCTGCGCCAGTTAGAATGTCCCTACATCGTGTTTTGGAATTTTAACCATTTTCTGGTTGTCGAGGGATTCAGCAAGGAGCAGATTTATTTAAACGACCCAGCCTCCGGACCGCGAACCGTTTCCGTGAGAGAATTTGATGAAGCATACACGGGCGTCGTGTTAGTTTTTCAGCCCGGACCAGATTTTACCAAAGGTGGTAGCAAACCTAGTGTTATCCAAGCTTTGTGGAAGCGGTTACAAGGTTCTACAGGGGTGCTTATTTATTGTATTGTAGCAGGATTTTTACTGGTACTACCCGGTTTGGCAATACCAGTATTTACTCAGGTATTTGTAGATAATATCTTAATTCAAAATCGACAAGACTGGCTGCGCCCTCTGCTGTTAGGGATGCTACTCACTGGTGGTTTAAATGCATTGTTAACAATGCTACAGTTGCAGTTCCTGCGCCGAATGAAGGTGAAGCTCTCTGTGGGAATGTCCAGCCAATTTGTATGGCATATCTTACGTTTGCCTGTGAGCTTTTATGCTCAACGTTTTGCAGGTGAAATCAGCAGCCGTATCCGCCTCAATGATGACTTGGCAGATATCCTTTCAGGAAGATTGACGACTTCAGCAATTGCCGCAGTCATGGTGATTTTTTATGCTTTAATCATGTTGCAGTATGACGCGGTACTGACAGCGATTGGGATTTTCTTTGCGATCGTCAACCTCCTGACTTTGCAGTTAGTCTCTCGGCGACGTACAGATGCTAACATGAGATTGATGCAGGAGCAGGGAAAAGTTACCGGAGTATCTATTTCCGGTCTCCAAAGCATGGAAACATTAAAGGCATCCGGGTTAGAATCAGATTTTTTCTCCCGATGGTCGGGTTACTATGCCAAAGCAGTTAATGCCCAGCAAACAATGGAAGAGAGCAACCAGTTTCTAGGAACTGTACCCAACTTCCTATCTGACATCACAACAATGCTGGTTTTGGTCATAGGTGGTATCCGAGTGATGAACGGTGATATTACCATTGGGATGTTGGTAGCGTTTCAAAGCCTGATGTCTGGTTTTATGGAACCTATCAATAATCTCGTTAACCTCGGAAGCGAACTTCAAGAAATGGAGGGGAGTATCAATCGTCTAGATGATGTTTTGTGCAATCCTGTGGATTTGAAAGTAGACGAAGCAGAGGGGGGACAAGGGGGAGTGGGAAGCAGGGGAGCAGGGGAGCAGGGGAGCAGAGGTGATAACAAATACTCAATCCCCAATATTCAATCTCCAATCCAAAATCCAAAATCCAAAATCCAAAATCCCCCACTCCCTAGACTACAAGGTTACATCCAATTGCAAAACGTTACATTTGGTTACAGCCGAGTTGCACCTCCGTTGATTGAAAACTTCAGTCTTTCGGTGAAACCAGGAAAGCGAGTCGCCCTAGTAGGAGGTAGTGGTTCCGGTAAGTCTACGATCGCCAAACTGATATGCGGGCTGTATGAACCTTGGGAAGGAGAAATTCTCTTCGACGCTCAACCTAGGTCTCGAATTCCGCGTCACGTTCTGATCAATTCTCTCTCCTTTATAGATCAGGATATTCTACTATTTGCTGGCACTGTTAAGGACAACTTAACTCTTTGGGATAGCACAATACGCGAGATTCAGTTGGTACGGGCGTGCGAACATGCAGCCATACACGACGTAATTCTTTCCTTACCTGGCGGGTATAACAGTCAACTATTAGAAGGTGGTGCTAATTTGAGTGGCGGTCAAAGACAGCGCTTGGAAATTGCTCGTGCTTTGGTCAACAACCCCTCCATTTGTGTTATGGATGAAGCGACTAGTGCTCTTGACACTGAGACAGAAAAAATTATCGACCAAAAGATACGCCAGAGAGGATGTACTTGCGTTATTGTGGCACATAGGTTAAGCACCATCCGAGATTGTGATGAGATTATTGTCTTAGAAAGGGGAAAGGTGGTACAACGGGGGACTCATCAAGAATTACAAAAAGCTGAGGGTCTCTACTTAGAATTGATCCGCAGCGAGGGAGACGCCCTAGAGGAGGGGTAA